In Aegilops tauschii subsp. strangulata cultivar AL8/78 chromosome 3, Aet v6.0, whole genome shotgun sequence, one genomic interval encodes:
- the LOC109786781 gene encoding LEAF RUST 10 DISEASE-RESISTANCEUS RECEPTOR-LIKE PROTEIN KINASE-like 2.4 translates to MWLACHDRCWTAERLTRHDGGSVESRNGNRSSVLAPDQSEGQHHQPYCPSFSCGPFRNISSPFRQASDPPGCGYPSYELVCSDTKATIHIDNVTYHVSAINDSGSYFWLWVVDADMDLYSSCPLPRWNRPPYSFRVVNDEMEVELDPLSRRQTCFLKCSREVKDNGMYMPVACLSSNDTYVYVLTGYGSCSMEYLEPSCGYLAMTPWPCHSPSCWDYEPLENASYVDVVKSMRIGFAVQFPFRYDRMSRSIKECLILQFRFLSRFYSEDAISCVLQIIVVDGNFWRCLLDSRVGDDALSVVPFVFLSVKWLAVLCRFVLAPLAVLILLAHKYWKTRITIDAVEKFLRMQQMLGPMRYAYTDITTITSHFRDKLGQGGYGSVFKGVILPGKVHVAVKMLEGNPNCNGEDFINEVSTIGRIHHVNVVRLMGFCSEEMRRALVYEYMPQGSLDKYIFLAKKSFS, encoded by the exons ATGTGGCTCGCCTGCCATGATCGTTGCTGGACTGCTGAGCGACTGACGCGACATGACGGTGGGTCTGTCGAGAGCCGGAATGGGAACCGGAGCTCAG TTCTTGCACCAGATCAGTCAGAAGGGCAGCATCATCAGCCTTATTGTCCTTCTTTCTCGTGCGGCCCTTTCAGAAACATATCATCTCCATTTCGTCAGGCAAGTGATCCACCTGGGTGCGGCTATCCATCTTATGAGCTGGTTTGCAGTGATACGAAGGCTACAATTCACATCGACAACGTGACATACCATGTCTCTGCCATCAACGACAGTGGTTCTTACTTCTGGCTCTGGGTAGTCGATGCCGACATGGATTTGTACAGCAGCTGCCCTCTACCTCGGTGGAATCGGCCTCCCTATTCCTTCAGGGTAGTCAATGACGAAATGGAAGTCGAATTGGACCCCCTTTCACGTAGACAGACTTGCTTTCTTAAATGCTCTCGGGAAGTAAAGGACAATGGTATGTACATGCCTGTTGCTTGCCTTAGCAGCAATGATACTTATGTTTACGTGTTAACTGGTTATGGATCTTGTTCTATGGAGTATCTCGAGCCTTCTTGTGGGTACTTGGCCATGACTCCTTGGCCTTGTCACAGTCCATCTTGTTGGGACTACGAGCCGCTAGAAAATGCAAGTTATGTAGATGTTGTGAAATCCATGAGGATCGGATTTGCCGTTCAATTCCCTTTCAGATATGATAGGATGAGCAGAAGCATCAAAGAGTGCCTAATACTCCAGTTTCG CTTCCTCTCACGATTCTATAGTGAAGACGCCATCAGTTGTGTTTTGCAAATTATTGTGGTCGATGGAAACTTCTGGCGCTGCTTACTGGATtctagagttggtgatgatgccTTGTCAGTCGTACCATTCGTCTTCTTGTCTGTGAAGTGGCTAGCTG TGCTATGCAGGTTCGTGTTGGCACCACTGGCTGTGTTGATCCTCCTCGCCCACAAGTATTGGAAAACGAGGATCACGATCGATGCCGTCGAGAAGTTCCTCCGAATGCAACAAATGCTTGGTCCGATGAGATATGCCTACACTGACATCACAACAATCACAAGCCATTTCAGAGATAAGCTGGGTCAGGGTGGCTACGGTTCTGTGTTCAAGGGTGTGATATTGCCAGGCAAGGTTCATGTCGCTGTCAAGATGCTAGAGGGCAATCCTAACTGCAATGGAGAAGATTTCATCAATGAAGTCTCCACCATCGGTAGGATCCATCATGTTAATGTGGTGCGCCTCATGGGATTCTGCTCAGAGGAAATGAGGAGAGCACTGGTTTATGAGTACATGCCTCAAGGTTCTCTGGACAAGTACATCTTCTTAGCTAAGAAGAGTTTCTCCTAG
- the LOC141042584 gene encoding rust resistance kinase Lr10-like: MQILHFDIKPHNILLDNNFVPKVADFGLAKLYPRDKSFVPSRALRGTIGYIAPEMISRSFGIISSKSDVYSFGMLLLEMAGGRRNTNPNTANSSQAYYPSWVYDRLTQQDHVGEISAHVDTEMHELERKLCIIGLWCIQMKSHDRPTMSEVIEMLEGGVGTLQMPSRPFFCDEGHVHTEDTYHLSSELTEISEDMSENIDV, encoded by the coding sequence ATGCAGATTCTGCACTTCGACATCAAGCCACACAACATCCTTCTCGACAACAATTTTGTTCCCAAAGTTGCTGATTTTGGCCTCGCCAAACTATACCCAAGGGACAAGAGTTTTGTGCCATCAAGAGCCCTACGTGGAACTATTGGGTACATAGCTCCTGAGATGATATCACGGAGCTTTGGCATCATATCGAGCAAGTCTGATGTTTACAGCTTTGGGATGCTGCTTCTGGAGAtggctggaggaagaaggaaCACCAATCCGAACACAGCAAATTCGAGCCAAGCGTACTATCCGTCATGGGTATATGACCGGCTAACTCAACAAGACCACGTGGGTGAGATTTCTGCTCATGTTGATACTGAGATGCATGAGTTGGAGAGGAAGTTGTGCATCATCGGACTATGGTGCATCCAGATGAAATCTCATGACAGGCCGACGATGAGCGAGGTTATAGAGATGCTGGAAGGAGGCGTCGGTACCTTGCAGATGCCCTCGAGGCCGTTCTTCTGTGACGAAGGGCATGTTCATACCGAGGATACTTACCATTTGTCGTCCGAGCTAACTGAAATCTCGGAGGACATGAGTGAAAATATTGATGTGTGA
- the LOC109786780 gene encoding rust resistance kinase Lr10, with amino-acid sequence MRRALIYEFMPNESLEKYIFTHVSNISRQLLAPNKMLHIALGITRGMEYMHQGCNQRILHFDIKPHNILLDYNFNPKISDFGLAKLCARDQSIVTLTAARGTMGYIAPELYSRNFGGVSYKSDVYSFGMLVLEMVSGRRNSDPSVEIQDEVYLPEWIYEKVISWREWELTLEMTAEDKDKIRQLSIVGLWCIQWNPKNRPSMTKVVNMLTGRLQNLHIPPKPFVSSDNRPMPQNTTNT; translated from the coding sequence ATGAGACGGGCCCTTATTTATGAATTCATGCCTAATGAGTCACTGGAGAAATACATATTCACACATGTTTCTAATATTTCTCGACAACTCCTAGCACCCAACAAAATGCTACATATTGCTTTAGGCATTACCCGAGGAATGGAATACATGCATCAAGGCTGCAACCAGCGGATTCTCCACTTTGACATCAAGCCACACAACATCTTGCTGGACTACAACTTCAATCCAAAGATCTCAGACTTTGGCCTTGCAAAGCTGTGTGCAAGGGACCAAAGCATTGTTACGCTCACAGCAGCCAGAGGAACTATGGGATACATCGCACCGGAGCTATACTCTCGGAACTTTGGAGGGGTGTCATACAAGTCAGATGTGTACAGTTTTGGCATGCTGGTGTTGGAAATGGTGAGTGGAAGGAGGAACTCAGACCCAAGTGTTGAGATCCAGGACGAGGTATACCTCCCTGAGTGGATCTACGAGAAAGTGATTTCTTGGCGGGAATGGGAGCTTACTCTGGAAATGACAGCAGAAGACAAAGACAAGATTAGACAGCTGAGTATCGTGGGGCTGTGGTGCATCCAGTGGAACCCAAAGAATAGGCCGTCGATGACGAAGGTGGTAAACATGTTAACTGGGAGGCTGCAGAACCTGCATATTCCCCCCAAGCCCTTTGTGTCGTCTGATAATCGTCCCATGCCACAAAACACAACGAACACATGA
- the LOC141042215 gene encoding uncharacterized protein, with amino-acid sequence MPARRRSARLRSQIHASEVHARPRSARLRPQIDANEDGAGVASHRRSSKRRSTQIQAREGADRVTRRRGSGKLLRPQIQASDDGAEMTSRRTSPEPAASLPDNEDMLWEIFLRIPLDLCSLPRASAVCKQWRGILVDPKFLRRFYAHHRKPPLLGFFPRGGRHFTFTSVLPPSPDRISPGSFFLGQCYSNSEMLDCRHGRVLLYDWVLEELIVCDPITNNQHRVSIPPEFNKGYVNAAVLCSASDQNHVHGACHSTPFKLVFVSMYYTQDYRLLTARVYSSETNTWGSSISTGALDHTLFVPCPSTLVGNALYWPAMHMADAILEFDLGTQKLTVIKGPCGTNMYDSNHFHIIEAEGGVVGLAAVSQLKLQMWQRKLDCRGVAMWLKGKTVSLRKLLKIPPQTLTRNEWLKVVGYDEDTDVIFLARYDGIYMVQPKSMQARKLNGTGSTYYCYTFTSSYPLGTTIEGGANGAEMLG; translated from the exons ATGCCCGCCCGCCGCCGCAGCGCGCGTCTCCGTTCCCAGATCCACGCGAGTGAGGTACACGCCCGCCCCCGCAGCGCGCGCCTCCGTCCCCAAATCGACGCCAATGAGGATGGCGCCGGGGTGGCCAGCCACCGCCGCAGCAGTAAGCGCCGGAGCACCCAGATCCAGGCGAGAGAGGGGGCCGACCGAGTGACCCGCCGCCGCGGCAGCGGCAAGCTTCTCCGTCCCCAGATCCAGGCCAGCGATGATGGTGCCGAAATGACCAGCCGCCGCACATCGCCGGAGCCGGCTGCCTCCCTGCCGGACAACGAAGATATGCTCTGGGAAatcttcctccgcatcccactgGACCTATGCTCGCTCCCCCGCGCCTCCGCCGTCTGCAAGCAATGGAGAGGCATCCTCGTCGACCCCAAGTTCCTCCGCCGGTTCTATGCGCACCACCGCAAGCCGCCCCTCCTCGGCTTCTTCCCGCGAGGCGGTCGACACTTCACGTTCACCTCCGTACTGCCCCCCTCTCCCGACCGCATCTCCCCTGGGAGCTTCTTCCTTGGACAATGCTACAGCAACTCCGAGATGCTCGATTGCCGCCACGGCCGCGTCCTCCTCTATGACTGGGTGCTGGAAGAGCTCATTGTGTGTGATCCTATCACCAACAATCAGCACCGCGTGTCTATTCCGCCGGAGTTCAACAAAGGCTATGTCAATGCGGCGGTGCTCTGCTCTGCCAGTGACCAGAACCATGTGCATGGCGCCTGCCACTCCACGCCCTTCAAGCTGGTCTTCGTGTCCATGTACTACACACAAGATTATCGACTACTCACCGCCCGAGTTTACTCCTCTGAAACTAACACATGGGGCAGTTCCATCTCAACAGGGGCTTTAGATCATACTCTTTTTGTTCCTTGTCCTAGCACCCTTGTAGGTAATGCCCTTTACTGGCCGGCTATGCATATGGCAGACGCCATACTTGAGTTTGATTTGGGCACgcagaaacttaccgtgatcaagGGGCCTTGCGGTACGAATATGTATGATTCCAACCACTTTCATATCATTGAGGCAGAGGGTGGTGTTGTTGGTCTTGCCGCGGTGTCTCAACTTAAGCTTCAAATGTGGCAGAGGAAGCTCGATTGTCGGGGTGTTGCCATGTGGTTGAAAGGGAAGACCGTTTCATTGCGTAAACTTCTTAAGATCCCTCCTCAGACACTGACAAGGAATGAATGGCTCAAAGTGGTGGGGTATGATGAGGATACCGATGTAATCTTTTTAGCTAGGTACGACGGTATATATATGGTTCAGCCCAAGTCAATGCAAGCCAGGAAACTTAATGGAACTGGTTCTACATATTACTGCTATACTTTCACGAGTTCATATCCACTAG GCACAACCATTGAAGGTGGAGCTAATGGAGCTGAAATGTTAGGATGA